Proteins encoded within one genomic window of Naumovozyma dairenensis CBS 421 chromosome 6, complete genome:
- the COA1 gene encoding Coa1p (similar to Saccharomyces cerevisiae YIL157C; ancestral locus Anc_5.715), whose product MIRNQMCRSVLLITGCRCSPLSYTNYRLFSSISTLNATATSAPEAEIILKNKDKPLRIERELPDPREDRRKQIFGFIGFSVAITASLALLFNYEKTESPIISTSLYQLRRSPITTELLGENIEFAGLTPWVFGQLNPVKGKIDIKFYIKGDKGKTGVVKLVADRANRSEEFLIHEWSVTVDDKHIDLLEETPFKVD is encoded by the coding sequence ATGATTAGAAATCAAATGTGTCGCTCTGTACTATTAATTACAGGATGTAGATGTTCACCATTGAGTTATACAAATTATCGTTTGTTCAGCAGCATTTCTACACTTAATGCAACGGCAACGTCAGCTCCCGAAGCAGAgataattttgaagaataagGATAAACCTTTGagaattgaaagagaaTTACCTGATCCAAGAGAAGacagaagaaaacaaatttttGGTTTTATTGGATTTTCAGTTGCTATAACAGCTTCTTTGGCTTTGCTGTTCAATTACGAGAAGACTGAATCGCCTATTATCTCGACAAGTTTATATCAATTGAGAAGATCACCCATTACCACTGAACTTTTGGGTGAAAATATTGAGTTTGCTGGTCTTACCCCATGGGTTTTTGGTCAATTGAATCCAGTCAAGGGTAAAATTGACATCAAGTTTTATATAAAAGGCGATAAAGGAAAAACTGGTGTTGTAAAATTGGTGGCAGATAGAGCAAATAGATCAGAGGAGTTCTTAATTCATGAATGGAGTGTGACTGTCGATGATAAACATATAGATCTTCTAGAAGAAACACCATTCAAGGTTGACTGA
- the ATG44 gene encoding mitofissin (similar to Saccharomyces cerevisiae YIL156W-B; ancestral locus Anc_5.714): MTLFGKAVHVSIDLVLVSTCLAGIKRNTGLSPNLALIESQTAREYTRKYLRFGESVYDYSVASCGTSKYFERK, encoded by the exons ATGACATTA TTTGGGAAAGCTGTACATGTTTCTATAGATTTGGTACTAGTTTCAACATGTCTAGCTGGGATTAAAAGAAACACAGGTTTATCTCCTAACCTTGCTTTGATTGAAAGCCAAACTGCAAGAGAATATACAAGGAAGTATTTGAGATTTGGGGAATCAGTATACGATTATAGTGTTGCATCGTGTGGAACCTCAAagtattttgaaagaaagtAA
- the BNR1 gene encoding formin BNR1 (similar to Saccharomyces cerevisiae BNR1 (YIL159W); ancestral locus Anc_5.717) translates to MDNISPPELPKQWIKPYKYDRRAISLDDQQIKGNSKKSAQLLSIPGAPIEVSRKSSLNSVMVNETPSLKLPKRLNTRYSFKMKTKNFSSTDIQITSPLTSTCKTFTKFDPRYPPSEDKIDALFNKILEDGTFFWGSAQKNLQGISYKRKWELICKMDEKSNSALNVEDKNTLNAVDIQFLEQLDVLLSDEKKLSSSLYNLERILRHGSSVSKFLDHNHLDTLTNIIPNISQGCQYVFLRCFKTLMNTEIMRSKILDNPSLVEYFCKIISTRDISLRIKLQASDLLLLLAYIDIQKGYEIVWLHIRPLLKHWFKCLLSVLRDPTELEETKNMTFVQRTKPSLLLCDYFCSNLFLINSLIQGFPTIPLKATILEEMRKCDLHQIIYLSEKLDSTSIQEQIKEIKTQEETIYSRGYGSNHMNLPEVSYAPDIELLITKSKDTPVEDSLGKLLATLSKALNSKTYSETIKIYKSTNSLVTYLMDNFQNNQKSVASETLFQEAVTKLMDSLHSNEITKRAMSELKELEKTVQSLNEEIDRLREINNMDKGDVLEELKQANELIESRDRENEELTLKQKKLEDQVRKDEKNNEKTLAHGRLDSQMTRKKSSVFEKLQGENRNKTKLPGKSLVKSHKVDSLASYVRGGATEADPTFFGYKPNPSLNLNKRYTDNISNEDIQHNVPNSGIFEKEYSSGTISINSYSSNTESDFTTSKSTLISSPSTILNPELSLKPNTTILHESDSSLYVSSSTSTSCITEHLKSEPKNDTQSLPNVSVPPPPPLPLRPLPIHLHGSNNDVTTVQSSAVPPPPPPPLPESLSSANSVPPPPPPPPPFPSSSGTPGPSELNSKENNNTLNNQQSKKKLKQIHWDKIENVKNTLWDHADGRQDTILELEHAGIFEKVQGMFSVQDLVVKPKRAVNVRESNKLLSFLSRDFSQQLAINLHIFAQLTEKEVLQKVLACDNDTIQNVSVLEFFCKDEMVNIGSARIRHFTPYSADYLNASEQPAKNPDELERADKLFLYLPFNLRRYWAERSQCLLVISTYEREYYDMLYNLQKIDDALQNIRHSEKFKTFLYIIIELGNYMNTKAVEGIRLNSLTKLAFIKSNDNKNFSFLHFVEKMLRIHYPDVYGFINDLNKVEDLGKITIDQVQLQCEEYCTKIERIAHSVTKGKLSDPTQLHPDDQILRKVKYKVTRAKTKSELLQAQFKLTNNDFRKSMLYYGEDPDDTDNKINFFNQFVEFSSLFRKCARENIEKEEADRAYEQRKKIAELRNKKNERNDTVHDTSEEIDSVHSLLAQLRDVEKQPEPMRRVKSSKYTLPSEQVSVGEANDEKDISEKHSLLERTQNMLSDIQKI, encoded by the coding sequence ATGGATAATATATCACCTCCAGAATTACCAAAACAATGGATCAAACCTTACAAATATGACAGAAGAGCAATATCTTTAGACGACCAACAGATCAAAGGTAATAGTAAGAAGTCTGCACAATTACTTTCAATACCTGGAGCACCGATCGAAGTTTCTCGCAAATCTTCTCTGAACTCTGTAATGGTAAATGAAACACCTTCTCTCAAGTTACCCAAAAGATTAAACACGAGGTACTCATTTAAAATGAAAACTAAGAATTTCTCTTCTACTGACATCCAAATTACAAGTCCTTTGACTTCAACATGCAAAACATTTACTAAGTTCGATCCGCGGTACCCTCCATCAGAAGATAAAATCGATgctttatttaataaaatattagaagATGGAACTTTCTTTTGGGGCTCTGctcaaaaaaatttacaagGTATTTcatataaaagaaaatgggaATTAATTTGTAAAATGGATGAAAAGTCAAATTCCGCGTTAAATGTAGAAGATAAAAATACTTTAAATGCTGTTGATATCCAATTTTTGGAACAATTGGATGTGCTATTATctgatgaaaaaaaattgtcaTCTTCGCTATATAATTTGGAGAGAATTCTTCGACACGGCTCAAGCGTGTCTAAATTTTTGGACCATAACCACCTAGATACATTAACAAATATTATACCGAATATATCGCAAGGCTGTCAATATGTTTTTCTTCGATGCTTTAAAACTTTAATGAATACAGAAATTATGAGATCTAAAATCCTAGATAATCCCTCATTAGTAGAATATTTTTGCAAAATCATCAGTACACGAGATATTTCACTCCGAATAAAACTGCAAGCATCAGATCTTCTGTTACTTCTAgcatatatagatatacaGAAAGGATATGAAATTGTGTGGTTACATATACGACCTTTATTGAAACATTGGTTTAAATGTCTTTTGAGTGTCTTACGCGATCCTACTGAATTAGaggaaacaaaaaacatGACCTTTGTTCAAAGGACTAAACCTTCTTTATTACTTTGtgattatttttgttcgaatttatttttaatcaaTTCCCTTATTCAAGGATTCCCTACTATACCACTCAAAGCTACAATATTAGAAGAAATGAGAAAATGtgatcttcatcaaattatATATCTCTCAGAGAAATTGGACTCTACAAGTATCCAAGaacaaattaaagaaataaaaactcAAGAGGAAACAATATATTCACGTGGGTATGGTAGCAATCACATGAACCTTCCCGAAGTCTCATATGCACCAGATATTGAACTTCTCATAACTAAATCAAAGGATACACCTGTAGAAGATTCTCTTGGTAAATTATTGGCAACTTTATCAAAGGCGTTGAATTCAAAAACGTACTCTgaaacaataaaaatatataaatctACCAATTCATTAGTAACGTATTTGATGGACAATTTCCAGAATAATCAAAAGTCTGTTGCGTCAGAAACTCTTTTCCAAGAAGCAGTTACTAAATTAATGGATTCCTTACattcaaatgaaattacTAAAAGAGCAATGtctgaattgaaagaactGGAGAAAACTGTTCAATCTCTAAATGAAGAAATCGATCGACTTCGTGAGATAAATAATATGGATAAAGGAGATGTACTTGAGGAATTGAAACAAGCAAATGAACTCATAGAATCAAGAGATagagaaaatgaagaactTACTctaaaacaaaagaaattagaagatcAAGTACGTAAAGacgaaaaaaataatgaaaagacTTTAGCTCATGGTCGATTAGATAGTCAAATGACACGTAAGAAATCATCTGTATTTGAAAAGTTACAAGGTGAAAACCGAAACAAAACGAAACTACCTGGAAAATCACTTGTGAAAAGTCATAAAGTGGACTCATTAGCGTCATATGTCAGAGGAGGCGCAACAGAAGCTGATCCCACCTTTTTTGGATATAAACCTAATCCATCTTTAAATCTTAATAAACGTTATACGGATAATATATCGAACGAGGACATACAACATAATGTACCTAATTCAGGTATTTTCGAAAAGGAATATTCTTCTGGTACCATTTCCATTAACTCATATTCCTCGAATACGGAGTCCGATTTCACGACATCAAAATCAACGTTAATATCCTCCCCATCAACAATTCTAAATCCAGAACTTTCTCTTAAGCCAAATACTACCATATTACACGAAAGTGACTCCTCATTGTATGTCTCAAGTTCTACCAGTACTTCTTGTATCACAGAACATTTAAAAAGCGAACCTAAAAATGATACTCAATCCTTACCAAATGTTTCTGTACCTCCACCACCTCCCCTCCCCCTCCGACCGCTCCCAATACATCTTCATGGCTCGAATAATGATGTAACCACGGTACAGTCATCGGCGgtaccaccaccaccacctcCTCCGCTTCCTGAAAGTTTAAGTAGTGCAAACTCTGTacctcctcctcctcctcctcctcctccttTTCCATCATCCTCTGGTACACCTGGTCCATCTGAGCTGAATTctaaagaaaataacaatactTTAAATAACCAACAGAGTAAAAAGAAGTTGAAGCAAATACATTGggataaaattgaaaatgttaaaaACACACTATGGGATCATGCTGATGGACGTCAAGACACAATATTGGAATTAGAGCACGCTGGCATTTTCGAAAAAGTCCAAGGAATGTTTAGCGTCCAGGACCTAGTTGTTAAGCCCAAAAGAGCGGTTAATGTAAGAGAAAGTAACAAGTTGCTATCCTTCTTATCTAGAGATTTTTCGCAACAATTGGCCATTAACTTACATATTTTTGCTCAATTAACCGAAAAGGAAGTGCTCCAAAAGGTACTGGCATGTGACAATGATACGATTCAAAATGTAAGTGTTTTAGAATTTTTCTGCAAAGATGAAATGGTCAACATTGGTTCTGCACGAATTCGGCATTTCACACCGTACTCTGCCGATTACTTGAATGCCTCTGAGCAACCAGCTAAAAATCctgatgaattagaaagaGCTGACAAATTATTTCTGTATCTACCATTTAATTTGAGGCGTTACTGGGCTGAAAGGTCGCAATGTCTCCTAGTTATTTCTACTTATGAGAGAGAGTATTATGATATGCTTTACAACTTACAAAAAATTGACGATGCATTGCAAAATATTAGGCACTCTGAGAAGTTCAAGACGTTCTTGTATATCATTATCGAACTAGGTAATTATATGAACACTAAAGCGGTGGAAGGTATACGGTTGAATTCACTGACTAAATTGGCctttattaaatcaaaCGACAAcaagaatttttcatttttacaTTTTGTTGAGAAAATGTTACGTATTCATTACCCCGATGTGTATGGCTTTATTAATGATCTAAATAAAGTGGAAGATTTGGGTAAAATCACAATAGATCAAGTACAACTCCAATGCGAAGAGTATTGTACCAAAATTGAGCGTATCGCACACTCAGTAACTAAAGGTAAATTATCTGATCCAACTCAATTACATCCTGATGATCAAATCTTAAGGAAAGTTAAATACAAAGTGACGCGTGCCAAAACAAAAAGCGAACTATTACAAGCTCAATTTAAGCtaacaaataatgatttccGTAAGAGTATGCTGTATTACGGTGAAGATCCTGATGACACtgataataaaatcaactttttcaatcagtttgttgaattttCCAGTTTATTTAGAAAGTGTGCAAGAGAAAATATTGAGAAGGAAGAAGCCGATCGAGCCTATGagcaaagaaagaagattGCTGAACTTCggaacaagaaaaatgaGAGAAATGATACGGTTCACGATACTTcagaagaaattgattcaGTTCATTCTCTATTAGCCCAGTTACGTGATGTAGAAAAACAACCTGAACCAATGAGAAGAGTTAAAAGTAGTAAATACACATTACCATCCGAACAAGTAAGCGTTGGAGAAgcaaatgatgaaaaggATATTTCAGAGAAACATTCTTTATTGGAGAGGACTCAAAATATGTTAAGTGACAtccaaaaaatatga